A region from the Paludicola sp. MB14-C6 genome encodes:
- the atpE gene encoding ATP synthase F0 subunit C: protein MERAIVLAASAIGAGLAMIAGLGPGIGEGYAVGKACEAIGRQPEAKGSIMSTMFVGCAIAESTGIYSLVIAILLLFVNPLIGKL from the coding sequence ATGGAAAGAGCAATCGTATTAGCAGCATCCGCAATCGGTGCAGGTTTAGCAATGATCGCAGGCTTAGGCCCTGGTATTGGTGAAGGTTACGCAGTTGGTAAAGCATGTGAAGCAATTGGCCGTCAACCGGAAGCAAAAGGTAGCATCATGTCAACTATGTTCGTTGGTTGTGCTATTGCTGAGTCAACTGGTATTTATTCTCTTGTTATTGCAATTCTATTATTATTTGTAAATCCGCTAATCGGAAAATTATAA
- a CDS encoding F0F1 ATP synthase subunit A: MDVSINGPKILFTLPILGGLDITETIVNSWIVIILVFIICKLLTHKLEKIPRKRSQQIAEKLVTMIDKLVATTMGERNKKFAPYILTLFTFSSLGSLISLLGFRSVTGDINVTLTWGLMTFLLIWANGLKTHGLGYFKGLFEPVFVMFPLNVISNTAIPVSLAFRHFGNITAGMIISTLLHGALAAASYALLRLPIPFLEIGIPGVLSVYFDVFSGFMQAFIFCMLTMVNVANANEPDEA, from the coding sequence TTGGACGTTAGCATCAATGGTCCTAAAATTCTCTTTACACTTCCTATTTTAGGTGGTCTCGATATTACCGAAACCATTGTAAACTCATGGATTGTAATTATTTTGGTATTTATTATTTGCAAGCTACTAACGCATAAACTTGAAAAGATTCCACGAAAGCGGTCTCAACAAATTGCTGAAAAATTGGTAACCATGATTGACAAGCTTGTTGCTACAACAATGGGGGAGCGAAACAAAAAATTTGCACCATATATTTTAACTTTGTTTACGTTTTCTTCATTAGGAAGCTTAATCAGCCTTTTGGGTTTCCGTTCTGTTACAGGCGATATAAATGTTACCTTAACTTGGGGGTTAATGACTTTTCTTTTAATATGGGCAAATGGACTCAAAACTCATGGATTGGGTTATTTTAAAGGCTTATTTGAGCCGGTGTTTGTAATGTTTCCGTTAAACGTCATCAGTAACACAGCAATTCCTGTTTCTTTAGCATTTCGTCATTTTGGTAACATAACAGCAGGTATGATTATTTCTACTTTATTACATGGTGCACTTGCTGCTGCGTCTTATGCATTACTCCGTTTACCAATTCCATTTTTAGAAATAGGTATTCCTGGCGTATTATCCGTTTATTTTGACGTATTCTCAGGCTTTATGCAAGCATTCATTTTCTGTATGCTCACGATGGTAAACGTTGCAAATGCCAATGAACCAGATGAAGCATAA
- a CDS encoding ATP synthase subunit I has translation MLILDILILFTAIFAEAVDLSLFLGILLGNVYCILNFALLGTVVENAVERSPISAKHYLRRHYILRFILMGAVFAVSFLSPLINGWCVVVSAFAPKITYTCIGFYQMLIHKRGDKLGR, from the coding sequence TTGCTAATACTTGATATACTGATATTATTTACTGCAATTTTTGCGGAAGCGGTTGATCTTTCGTTGTTTTTAGGAATTTTGCTTGGCAATGTCTATTGCATTTTAAATTTTGCTTTATTGGGCACTGTTGTCGAAAACGCAGTTGAACGAAGCCCAATTAGCGCAAAACATTATTTGCGTCGGCATTATATATTACGGTTTATACTAATGGGTGCTGTTTTTGCAGTTTCTTTTCTATCACCGCTTATTAACGGTTGGTGTGTTGTTGTTTCTGCTTTTGCACCAAAAATCACATATACCTGTATTGGATTTTATCAAATGTTGATTCATAAAAGGGGGGACAAGCTTGGACGTTAG
- a CDS encoding AtpZ/AtpI family protein, whose translation MKNNTEWISIAKGIAAISQFGLSIIMPIVLCTFLGVYLKNKFAIPDYIVILLVLLGVLSGISSAVSFIKSFMKQEQKKDQLKQMTPKSNHTSERR comes from the coding sequence ATGAAAAACAATACCGAATGGATATCCATTGCAAAAGGGATTGCAGCAATTAGCCAATTCGGATTATCAATCATAATGCCAATTGTACTCTGCACCTTTTTAGGTGTTTATTTAAAAAATAAATTCGCTATTCCTGATTATATTGTCATTCTTCTCGTTTTACTTGGCGTTTTATCTGGAATCAGTTCTGCTGTTTCTTTCATAAAATCCTTTATGAAACAAGAACAAAAGAAAGATCAATTAAAACAGATGACTCCAAAATCCAATCATACATCTGAAAGACGGTGA
- a CDS encoding ROK family transcriptional regulator, which produces MELDFKFSIKKRNRIEILNLLLNKGPLSRVDIANSIKLTKAAVTIITNEMIQCGLLYEKSGQPQQNRLTRGRRKILLDINEYYRLVFGIVFEKDSMIIGLTNLKGETLDKKKIQINGKVYREVLELIVTEIQRLMKSNCITSEKILGIGVCMQNLSCSFMEQGTVEEKLIRMKKDLSYAISIKIVTQTTVNACLIAQHLFQQETKNKENILMIRYGDTIDAGVMIRNQVYITQSKRCGGFQVMQYRGESDTYNEYQISLQQHPENEEQIKKELQQHLAKDIHICQLVLDANAIYAYGNYFEETQENIAQINTILSCVFHQKTPVQLSCITTPTIYLAGCAIAINECFYKEGAC; this is translated from the coding sequence TTGGAATTGGATTTTAAATTTTCTATTAAAAAACGTAACCGAATTGAAATTTTGAATTTGCTTTTAAATAAAGGTCCGCTATCACGTGTTGATATTGCAAATTCAATTAAATTGACTAAAGCTGCCGTTACTATTATAACCAACGAAATGATACAATGTGGTTTGCTCTACGAAAAAAGCGGACAACCACAACAAAATCGCCTTACAAGAGGAAGGCGAAAAATTCTTTTAGATATCAATGAATATTATCGTCTCGTTTTTGGAATTGTTTTTGAAAAAGATTCCATGATTATTGGATTAACCAATTTAAAAGGTGAAACACTAGATAAAAAGAAAATACAAATCAACGGCAAAGTTTATCGAGAAGTTTTAGAGCTTATTGTAACCGAAATCCAACGTTTGATGAAATCAAACTGTATCACTTCGGAAAAAATTCTCGGCATTGGCGTTTGTATGCAGAATCTGAGCTGTTCTTTTATGGAACAAGGAACTGTTGAAGAAAAGCTGATACGCATGAAAAAAGATTTATCCTATGCAATTTCTATCAAAATCGTTACCCAAACAACGGTTAATGCTTGTTTAATTGCGCAGCATTTGTTTCAACAAGAAACAAAAAACAAAGAAAACATTTTAATGATTCGCTATGGAGATACGATTGATGCCGGCGTTATGATACGTAACCAAGTTTACATTACACAATCAAAGCGCTGTGGTGGATTTCAAGTTATGCAGTATCGTGGAGAAAGTGATACTTATAATGAATATCAAATCTCCTTGCAACAACATCCGGAAAATGAGGAACAAATAAAGAAAGAATTACAACAACATCTTGCAAAAGATATTCATATTTGCCAACTTGTACTGGATGCAAATGCAATTTATGCTTACGGTAATTATTTCGAAGAAACTCAAGAAAATATAGCACAAATCAATACAATTTTAAGTTGTGTTTTTCATCAAAAGACACCTGTTCAGCTTAGCTGTATAACTACTCCTACAATTTATCTTGCAGGATGTGCAATTGCAATAAACGAATGTTTTTATAAAGAAGGTGCTTGTTAG